A single window of Callithrix jacchus isolate 240 chromosome 6, calJac240_pri, whole genome shotgun sequence DNA harbors:
- the MARCHF7 gene encoding E3 ubiquitin-protein ligase MARCHF7 isoform X1 gives MESKPSRIPRRISVQPSSSLSARMMSGSRGNSLNDTCHSRDSSFRLDSEYQSTSASASASPFQSTWYSESEITQGARSRSQNQQRDHDSKRPKLSCTNCTTSAGRNVGNGLNAVSDSSWRHNQVPRSSSVVLGSFGTDLMRERRDLERRTDSSISNLMDYSHRSGDFTTSSYVQDRVASYSQGARPKENSVSTLQLNTSSTNHQLPSEHQTILSSRDSRNSLRSNFSSRESESSRSNTQPGFSYISSRDETPIISNSERVVSSQRPFQESSDNEGRRTTRRLLSRIASSMSSTFFSRRSSQDSLNTRSLSSENSYVSPRILTASQSRSNVPSTSEVPDNRASEASQGFRFLRRRWGLSSLSHNHSSESDSENFNQESEGRNTGPWLSSSLRNRCTPLFSRRRREGRDESSRIPTSDTPSRAHIFRRESNEVVHLETQNNPLGAAVNRPQASAASSSATAGGSTSDSAQGGRNTGIAGILPGSLFRFAVPPALGSNLTDNVMITVDIIPSGWNSADGKSDKTKNAPSRDPERLQKIKESLLLEDSEEEEGDLCRICQMAAASSSNLLIEPCKCTGSLQYVHQECMKKWLQAKINSGSSLEAVTTCELCKEKLELNLEDFDIHELHRAHANEQAEYEFISSGLYLVVLLHLCEQSFSDMMGNTNEPSTRVRLQRMIPKTMETITGHLILPNFIQDRWMICEHKCLLKLAIKYKLIL, from the exons TCTACATCAGCATCAGCATCTGCATCACCATTTCAGTCTACATGGTATAGTGAATCTGAGATAACTCAGGGAGCACGCTCAAGATCGCAGAACCAGCAACGGGATCATGATTCAAAAAGACCTAAACTTTCTTGTACAAATTGTACTACCTCAGCTGGGAGAAATGTTGGAAATGGTTTAAATGCAGTATCAG attcaTCTTGGAGGCATAATCAAGTTCCTAGATCTTCATCAGTGGTACTTGGATCATTTGGAACAGACTtaatgagagagaggagagatttgGAGAGAAGAACAGATTCCTCTATTAGTAATCTTATGGATTATAGTCACCGAAGTGGTGATTTCACAACTTCATCAT aTGTTCAAGACCGAGTTGCTTCATATTCACAAGGAGCAAGACCAAAAGAAAACTCAGTGAGCACTTTACAGTTGAATACATCATCCACAAACCACCAATTGCCTTCTGAACATCAGACCATACTAAGTTCTAGGGACTCCAGAAATTCCTTAAGATCAAATTTTTCTTCAAGAGAATCAGAATCTTCCCGAAGCAATACACAACCGGGATTTTCGTATATTTCAAGTAGAGATGAAACCCCAATCATAAGCAATTCAGAAAGGGTTGTTTCATCTCAAAGACCATTTCAAGAATCTTCTGACAATGAAGGTAGGCGGACAACCAGGAGATTGCTGTCACGTATAGCTTCTAGCATGTCATCTACTTTTTTTTCACGAAGATCTAGTCAGGATTCTTTGAATACAAGATCATTGAGTTCTGAAAATTCTTATGTTTCTCCAAGAATCTTGACAGCTTCACAGTCCCGTAGTAACGTACCATCGACTTCTGAAGTTCCCGATAATAGGGCATCTGAAGCTTCTCAGGGATTTCGATTTCTTAGGCGAAGATGGGGTTTGTCATCTCTTAGCCACAATCATAGCTCTGAGTCAGATTCAGAAAATTTTAATCAAGAAtctgaaggcagaaatacaggACCATGGTTATCTTCCTCACTTAGAAATAGATGCACACCTTTGTTCTCTAGAAGGAGGCGAGAGGGAAGAGATGAATCTTCAAGGATACCTACCTCTGATACACCATCTAGAGctcatatttttagaagagaatcAAATGAAGTGGTTCACCTTGAAACACAGAATAATCCTCTTGGAGCTGCTGTCAACAGACCACAAGCATCTGCAGCATCAAGCAGTGCCACAGCAGGTGGCTCTACATCAGATTCGGCTCAAGGTGGAAGAAATACAGGAATAGCAGGGATTCTTCCTGGTTCCTTATTCCGGTTTGCAGTCCCCCCAGCACTTGGGAGTAATTTGACCGACAATGTCATGATCACTGTAGATATTATTCCTTCAGGTTGGAATTCAGCTGATGGTAAAAGTGATAAAACTAAAAATGCACCTTCAAGAGATCCAGAAAGAttgcagaaaataaaagagag CCTCCTTttagaggactcagaagaagaagaaggtgaCTTATGTAGAATTTGTCAAATGGCAGCTGCATCATCATCTAATTTGCTGATAGAGCCATGCAAGTGCACAGGAAGTTTGCAGTATGTCCACCAAGAATGTATGAAAAAGTGGTTACAGGCCAAAATTAACTCTG GTTCTTCATTAGAAGCTGTAACAACCTGTGAACTATGTAAAGAGAAGTTGGAGCTTAACCTGGAGGATTTTGATATCCATGAACTACATAGAGCTCATGCAAATGAACAA GCTGAGTATGAGTTTATCAGCTCTGGTCTCTACCTAGTGGTGTTATTGCACTTGTGCGAACAAAGCTTTTCTGATATGATGGGAAATACAAATGAACCAAGCACACGTGTCCGA CTTCAGAGGATGATTCCGAAGACGATGGAGACCATAACAGGACATTTGATATTGCCTAACTTCATACAAGACAGATGGATGATCTGTGAACACAAGTGTTTATTAAAACTggcaattaaatataaattaattttgtag
- the MARCHF7 gene encoding E3 ubiquitin-protein ligase MARCHF7 isoform X4: MESKPSRIPRRISVQPSSSLSARMMSGSRGNSLNDTCHSRDSSFRLDSEYQSTSASASASPFQSTWYSESEITQGARSRSQNQQRDHDSKRPKLSCTNCTTSAGRNVGNGLNAVSDVQDRVASYSQGARPKENSVSTLQLNTSSTNHQLPSEHQTILSSRDSRNSLRSNFSSRESESSRSNTQPGFSYISSRDETPIISNSERVVSSQRPFQESSDNEGRRTTRRLLSRIASSMSSTFFSRRSSQDSLNTRSLSSENSYVSPRILTASQSRSNVPSTSEVPDNRASEASQGFRFLRRRWGLSSLSHNHSSESDSENFNQESEGRNTGPWLSSSLRNRCTPLFSRRRREGRDESSRIPTSDTPSRAHIFRRESNEVVHLETQNNPLGAAVNRPQASAASSSATAGGSTSDSAQGGRNTGIAGILPGSLFRFAVPPALGSNLTDNVMITVDIIPSGWNSADGKSDKTKNAPSRDPERLQKIKESLLLEDSEEEEGDLCRICQMAAASSSNLLIEPCKCTGSLQYVHQECMKKWLQAKINSGSSLEAVTTCELCKEKLELNLEDFDIHELHRAHANEQAEYEFISSGLYLVVLLHLCEQSFSDMMGNTNEPSTRVRLQRMIPKTMETITGHLILPNFIQDRWMICEHKCLLKLAIKYKLIL; the protein is encoded by the exons TCTACATCAGCATCAGCATCTGCATCACCATTTCAGTCTACATGGTATAGTGAATCTGAGATAACTCAGGGAGCACGCTCAAGATCGCAGAACCAGCAACGGGATCATGATTCAAAAAGACCTAAACTTTCTTGTACAAATTGTACTACCTCAGCTGGGAGAAATGTTGGAAATGGTTTAAATGCAGTATCAG aTGTTCAAGACCGAGTTGCTTCATATTCACAAGGAGCAAGACCAAAAGAAAACTCAGTGAGCACTTTACAGTTGAATACATCATCCACAAACCACCAATTGCCTTCTGAACATCAGACCATACTAAGTTCTAGGGACTCCAGAAATTCCTTAAGATCAAATTTTTCTTCAAGAGAATCAGAATCTTCCCGAAGCAATACACAACCGGGATTTTCGTATATTTCAAGTAGAGATGAAACCCCAATCATAAGCAATTCAGAAAGGGTTGTTTCATCTCAAAGACCATTTCAAGAATCTTCTGACAATGAAGGTAGGCGGACAACCAGGAGATTGCTGTCACGTATAGCTTCTAGCATGTCATCTACTTTTTTTTCACGAAGATCTAGTCAGGATTCTTTGAATACAAGATCATTGAGTTCTGAAAATTCTTATGTTTCTCCAAGAATCTTGACAGCTTCACAGTCCCGTAGTAACGTACCATCGACTTCTGAAGTTCCCGATAATAGGGCATCTGAAGCTTCTCAGGGATTTCGATTTCTTAGGCGAAGATGGGGTTTGTCATCTCTTAGCCACAATCATAGCTCTGAGTCAGATTCAGAAAATTTTAATCAAGAAtctgaaggcagaaatacaggACCATGGTTATCTTCCTCACTTAGAAATAGATGCACACCTTTGTTCTCTAGAAGGAGGCGAGAGGGAAGAGATGAATCTTCAAGGATACCTACCTCTGATACACCATCTAGAGctcatatttttagaagagaatcAAATGAAGTGGTTCACCTTGAAACACAGAATAATCCTCTTGGAGCTGCTGTCAACAGACCACAAGCATCTGCAGCATCAAGCAGTGCCACAGCAGGTGGCTCTACATCAGATTCGGCTCAAGGTGGAAGAAATACAGGAATAGCAGGGATTCTTCCTGGTTCCTTATTCCGGTTTGCAGTCCCCCCAGCACTTGGGAGTAATTTGACCGACAATGTCATGATCACTGTAGATATTATTCCTTCAGGTTGGAATTCAGCTGATGGTAAAAGTGATAAAACTAAAAATGCACCTTCAAGAGATCCAGAAAGAttgcagaaaataaaagagag CCTCCTTttagaggactcagaagaagaagaaggtgaCTTATGTAGAATTTGTCAAATGGCAGCTGCATCATCATCTAATTTGCTGATAGAGCCATGCAAGTGCACAGGAAGTTTGCAGTATGTCCACCAAGAATGTATGAAAAAGTGGTTACAGGCCAAAATTAACTCTG GTTCTTCATTAGAAGCTGTAACAACCTGTGAACTATGTAAAGAGAAGTTGGAGCTTAACCTGGAGGATTTTGATATCCATGAACTACATAGAGCTCATGCAAATGAACAA GCTGAGTATGAGTTTATCAGCTCTGGTCTCTACCTAGTGGTGTTATTGCACTTGTGCGAACAAAGCTTTTCTGATATGATGGGAAATACAAATGAACCAAGCACACGTGTCCGA CTTCAGAGGATGATTCCGAAGACGATGGAGACCATAACAGGACATTTGATATTGCCTAACTTCATACAAGACAGATGGATGATCTGTGAACACAAGTGTTTATTAAAACTggcaattaaatataaattaattttgtag
- the MARCHF7 gene encoding E3 ubiquitin-protein ligase MARCHF7 isoform X9, with translation MRERRDLERRTDSSISNLMDYSHRSGDFTTSSYVQDRVASYSQGARPKENSVSTLQLNTSSTNHQLPSEHQTILSSRDSRNSLRSNFSSRESESSRSNTQPGFSYISSRDETPIISNSERVVSSQRPFQESSDNEGRRTTRRLLSRIASSMSSTFFSRRSSQDSLNTRSLSSENSYVSPRILTASQSRSNVPSTSEVPDNRASEASQGFRFLRRRWGLSSLSHNHSSESDSENFNQESEGRNTGPWLSSSLRNRCTPLFSRRRREGRDESSRIPTSDTPSRAHIFRRESNEVVHLETQNNPLGAAVNRPQASAASSSATAGGSTSDSAQGGRNTGIAGILPGSLFRFAVPPALGSNLTDNVMITVDIIPSGWNSADGKSDKTKNAPSRDPERLQKIKESLLLEDSEEEEGDLCRICQMAAASSSNLLIEPCKCTGSLQYVHQECMKKWLQAKINSGSSLEAVTTCELCKEKLELNLEDFDIHELHRAHANEQAEYEFISSGLYLVVLLHLCEQSFSDMMGNTNEPSTRVRLQRMIPKTMETITGHLILPNFIQDRWMICEHKCLLKLAIKYKLIL, from the exons atgagagagaggagagatttgGAGAGAAGAACAGATTCCTCTATTAGTAATCTTATGGATTATAGTCACCGAAGTGGTGATTTCACAACTTCATCAT aTGTTCAAGACCGAGTTGCTTCATATTCACAAGGAGCAAGACCAAAAGAAAACTCAGTGAGCACTTTACAGTTGAATACATCATCCACAAACCACCAATTGCCTTCTGAACATCAGACCATACTAAGTTCTAGGGACTCCAGAAATTCCTTAAGATCAAATTTTTCTTCAAGAGAATCAGAATCTTCCCGAAGCAATACACAACCGGGATTTTCGTATATTTCAAGTAGAGATGAAACCCCAATCATAAGCAATTCAGAAAGGGTTGTTTCATCTCAAAGACCATTTCAAGAATCTTCTGACAATGAAGGTAGGCGGACAACCAGGAGATTGCTGTCACGTATAGCTTCTAGCATGTCATCTACTTTTTTTTCACGAAGATCTAGTCAGGATTCTTTGAATACAAGATCATTGAGTTCTGAAAATTCTTATGTTTCTCCAAGAATCTTGACAGCTTCACAGTCCCGTAGTAACGTACCATCGACTTCTGAAGTTCCCGATAATAGGGCATCTGAAGCTTCTCAGGGATTTCGATTTCTTAGGCGAAGATGGGGTTTGTCATCTCTTAGCCACAATCATAGCTCTGAGTCAGATTCAGAAAATTTTAATCAAGAAtctgaaggcagaaatacaggACCATGGTTATCTTCCTCACTTAGAAATAGATGCACACCTTTGTTCTCTAGAAGGAGGCGAGAGGGAAGAGATGAATCTTCAAGGATACCTACCTCTGATACACCATCTAGAGctcatatttttagaagagaatcAAATGAAGTGGTTCACCTTGAAACACAGAATAATCCTCTTGGAGCTGCTGTCAACAGACCACAAGCATCTGCAGCATCAAGCAGTGCCACAGCAGGTGGCTCTACATCAGATTCGGCTCAAGGTGGAAGAAATACAGGAATAGCAGGGATTCTTCCTGGTTCCTTATTCCGGTTTGCAGTCCCCCCAGCACTTGGGAGTAATTTGACCGACAATGTCATGATCACTGTAGATATTATTCCTTCAGGTTGGAATTCAGCTGATGGTAAAAGTGATAAAACTAAAAATGCACCTTCAAGAGATCCAGAAAGAttgcagaaaataaaagagag CCTCCTTttagaggactcagaagaagaagaaggtgaCTTATGTAGAATTTGTCAAATGGCAGCTGCATCATCATCTAATTTGCTGATAGAGCCATGCAAGTGCACAGGAAGTTTGCAGTATGTCCACCAAGAATGTATGAAAAAGTGGTTACAGGCCAAAATTAACTCTG GTTCTTCATTAGAAGCTGTAACAACCTGTGAACTATGTAAAGAGAAGTTGGAGCTTAACCTGGAGGATTTTGATATCCATGAACTACATAGAGCTCATGCAAATGAACAA GCTGAGTATGAGTTTATCAGCTCTGGTCTCTACCTAGTGGTGTTATTGCACTTGTGCGAACAAAGCTTTTCTGATATGATGGGAAATACAAATGAACCAAGCACACGTGTCCGA CTTCAGAGGATGATTCCGAAGACGATGGAGACCATAACAGGACATTTGATATTGCCTAACTTCATACAAGACAGATGGATGATCTGTGAACACAAGTGTTTATTAAAACTggcaattaaatataaattaattttgtag
- the MARCHF7 gene encoding E3 ubiquitin-protein ligase MARCHF7 isoform X8 → MIENSDHLTSLVTSTSASASASPFQSTWYSESEITQGARSRSQNQQRDHDSKRPKLSCTNCTTSAGRNVGNGLNAVSDSSWRHNQVPRSSSVVLGSFGTDLMRERRDLERRTDSSISNLMDYSHRSGDFTTSSYVQDRVASYSQGARPKENSVSTLQLNTSSTNHQLPSEHQTILSSRDSRNSLRSNFSSRESESSRSNTQPGFSYISSRDETPIISNSERVVSSQRPFQESSDNEGRRTTRRLLSRIASSMSSTFFSRRSSQDSLNTRSLSSENSYVSPRILTASQSRSNVPSTSEVPDNRASEASQGFRFLRRRWGLSSLSHNHSSESDSENFNQESEGRNTGPWLSSSLRNRCTPLFSRRRREGRDESSRIPTSDTPSRAHIFRRESNEVVHLETQNNPLGAAVNRPQASAASSSATAGGSTSDSAQGGRNTGIAGILPGSLFRFAVPPALGSNLTDNVMITVDIIPSGWNSADGKSDKTKNAPSRDPERLQKIKESLLLEDSEEEEGDLCRICQMAAASSSNLLIEPCKCTGSLQYVHQECMKKWLQAKINSGSSLEAVTTCELCKEKLELNLEDFDIHELHRAHANEQAEYEFISSGLYLVVLLHLCEQSFSDMMGNTNEPSTRVRFINLARTLQAHMEDLETSEDDSEDDGDHNRTFDIA, encoded by the exons TCTACATCAGCATCAGCATCTGCATCACCATTTCAGTCTACATGGTATAGTGAATCTGAGATAACTCAGGGAGCACGCTCAAGATCGCAGAACCAGCAACGGGATCATGATTCAAAAAGACCTAAACTTTCTTGTACAAATTGTACTACCTCAGCTGGGAGAAATGTTGGAAATGGTTTAAATGCAGTATCAG attcaTCTTGGAGGCATAATCAAGTTCCTAGATCTTCATCAGTGGTACTTGGATCATTTGGAACAGACTtaatgagagagaggagagatttgGAGAGAAGAACAGATTCCTCTATTAGTAATCTTATGGATTATAGTCACCGAAGTGGTGATTTCACAACTTCATCAT aTGTTCAAGACCGAGTTGCTTCATATTCACAAGGAGCAAGACCAAAAGAAAACTCAGTGAGCACTTTACAGTTGAATACATCATCCACAAACCACCAATTGCCTTCTGAACATCAGACCATACTAAGTTCTAGGGACTCCAGAAATTCCTTAAGATCAAATTTTTCTTCAAGAGAATCAGAATCTTCCCGAAGCAATACACAACCGGGATTTTCGTATATTTCAAGTAGAGATGAAACCCCAATCATAAGCAATTCAGAAAGGGTTGTTTCATCTCAAAGACCATTTCAAGAATCTTCTGACAATGAAGGTAGGCGGACAACCAGGAGATTGCTGTCACGTATAGCTTCTAGCATGTCATCTACTTTTTTTTCACGAAGATCTAGTCAGGATTCTTTGAATACAAGATCATTGAGTTCTGAAAATTCTTATGTTTCTCCAAGAATCTTGACAGCTTCACAGTCCCGTAGTAACGTACCATCGACTTCTGAAGTTCCCGATAATAGGGCATCTGAAGCTTCTCAGGGATTTCGATTTCTTAGGCGAAGATGGGGTTTGTCATCTCTTAGCCACAATCATAGCTCTGAGTCAGATTCAGAAAATTTTAATCAAGAAtctgaaggcagaaatacaggACCATGGTTATCTTCCTCACTTAGAAATAGATGCACACCTTTGTTCTCTAGAAGGAGGCGAGAGGGAAGAGATGAATCTTCAAGGATACCTACCTCTGATACACCATCTAGAGctcatatttttagaagagaatcAAATGAAGTGGTTCACCTTGAAACACAGAATAATCCTCTTGGAGCTGCTGTCAACAGACCACAAGCATCTGCAGCATCAAGCAGTGCCACAGCAGGTGGCTCTACATCAGATTCGGCTCAAGGTGGAAGAAATACAGGAATAGCAGGGATTCTTCCTGGTTCCTTATTCCGGTTTGCAGTCCCCCCAGCACTTGGGAGTAATTTGACCGACAATGTCATGATCACTGTAGATATTATTCCTTCAGGTTGGAATTCAGCTGATGGTAAAAGTGATAAAACTAAAAATGCACCTTCAAGAGATCCAGAAAGAttgcagaaaataaaagagag CCTCCTTttagaggactcagaagaagaagaaggtgaCTTATGTAGAATTTGTCAAATGGCAGCTGCATCATCATCTAATTTGCTGATAGAGCCATGCAAGTGCACAGGAAGTTTGCAGTATGTCCACCAAGAATGTATGAAAAAGTGGTTACAGGCCAAAATTAACTCTG GTTCTTCATTAGAAGCTGTAACAACCTGTGAACTATGTAAAGAGAAGTTGGAGCTTAACCTGGAGGATTTTGATATCCATGAACTACATAGAGCTCATGCAAATGAACAA GCTGAGTATGAGTTTATCAGCTCTGGTCTCTACCTAGTGGTGTTATTGCACTTGTGCGAACAAAGCTTTTCTGATATGATGGGAAATACAAATGAACCAAGCACACGTGTCCGA TTTATTAACCTTGCAAGAACTCTTCAGGCACATATGGAAGATCTCGAAA CTTCAGAGGATGATTCCGAAGACGATGGAGACCATAACAGGACATTTGATATTGCCTAA
- the MARCHF7 gene encoding E3 ubiquitin-protein ligase MARCHF7 isoform X7 has product MIENSDHLTSLVTSTSASASASPFQSTWYSESEITQGARSRSQNQQRDHDSKRPKLSCTNCTTSAGRNVGNGLNAVSDSSWRHNQVPRSSSVVLGSFGTDLMRERRDLERRTDSSISNLMDYSHRSGDFTTSSYVQDRVASYSQGARPKENSVSTLQLNTSSTNHQLPSEHQTILSSRDSRNSLRSNFSSRESESSRSNTQPGFSYISSRDETPIISNSERVVSSQRPFQESSDNEGRRTTRRLLSRIASSMSSTFFSRRSSQDSLNTRSLSSENSYVSPRILTASQSRSNVPSTSEVPDNRASEASQGFRFLRRRWGLSSLSHNHSSESDSENFNQESEGRNTGPWLSSSLRNRCTPLFSRRRREGRDESSRIPTSDTPSRAHIFRRESNEVVHLETQNNPLGAAVNRPQASAASSSATAGGSTSDSAQGGRNTGIAGILPGSLFRFAVPPALGSNLTDNVMITVDIIPSGWNSADGKSDKTKNAPSRDPERLQKIKESLLLEDSEEEEGDLCRICQMAAASSSNLLIEPCKCTGSLQYVHQECMKKWLQAKINSGSSLEAVTTCELCKEKLELNLEDFDIHELHRAHANEQAEYEFISSGLYLVVLLHLCEQSFSDMMGNTNEPSTRVRLQRMIPKTMETITGHLILPNFIQDRWMICEHKCLLKLAIKYKLIL; this is encoded by the exons TCTACATCAGCATCAGCATCTGCATCACCATTTCAGTCTACATGGTATAGTGAATCTGAGATAACTCAGGGAGCACGCTCAAGATCGCAGAACCAGCAACGGGATCATGATTCAAAAAGACCTAAACTTTCTTGTACAAATTGTACTACCTCAGCTGGGAGAAATGTTGGAAATGGTTTAAATGCAGTATCAG attcaTCTTGGAGGCATAATCAAGTTCCTAGATCTTCATCAGTGGTACTTGGATCATTTGGAACAGACTtaatgagagagaggagagatttgGAGAGAAGAACAGATTCCTCTATTAGTAATCTTATGGATTATAGTCACCGAAGTGGTGATTTCACAACTTCATCAT aTGTTCAAGACCGAGTTGCTTCATATTCACAAGGAGCAAGACCAAAAGAAAACTCAGTGAGCACTTTACAGTTGAATACATCATCCACAAACCACCAATTGCCTTCTGAACATCAGACCATACTAAGTTCTAGGGACTCCAGAAATTCCTTAAGATCAAATTTTTCTTCAAGAGAATCAGAATCTTCCCGAAGCAATACACAACCGGGATTTTCGTATATTTCAAGTAGAGATGAAACCCCAATCATAAGCAATTCAGAAAGGGTTGTTTCATCTCAAAGACCATTTCAAGAATCTTCTGACAATGAAGGTAGGCGGACAACCAGGAGATTGCTGTCACGTATAGCTTCTAGCATGTCATCTACTTTTTTTTCACGAAGATCTAGTCAGGATTCTTTGAATACAAGATCATTGAGTTCTGAAAATTCTTATGTTTCTCCAAGAATCTTGACAGCTTCACAGTCCCGTAGTAACGTACCATCGACTTCTGAAGTTCCCGATAATAGGGCATCTGAAGCTTCTCAGGGATTTCGATTTCTTAGGCGAAGATGGGGTTTGTCATCTCTTAGCCACAATCATAGCTCTGAGTCAGATTCAGAAAATTTTAATCAAGAAtctgaaggcagaaatacaggACCATGGTTATCTTCCTCACTTAGAAATAGATGCACACCTTTGTTCTCTAGAAGGAGGCGAGAGGGAAGAGATGAATCTTCAAGGATACCTACCTCTGATACACCATCTAGAGctcatatttttagaagagaatcAAATGAAGTGGTTCACCTTGAAACACAGAATAATCCTCTTGGAGCTGCTGTCAACAGACCACAAGCATCTGCAGCATCAAGCAGTGCCACAGCAGGTGGCTCTACATCAGATTCGGCTCAAGGTGGAAGAAATACAGGAATAGCAGGGATTCTTCCTGGTTCCTTATTCCGGTTTGCAGTCCCCCCAGCACTTGGGAGTAATTTGACCGACAATGTCATGATCACTGTAGATATTATTCCTTCAGGTTGGAATTCAGCTGATGGTAAAAGTGATAAAACTAAAAATGCACCTTCAAGAGATCCAGAAAGAttgcagaaaataaaagagag CCTCCTTttagaggactcagaagaagaagaaggtgaCTTATGTAGAATTTGTCAAATGGCAGCTGCATCATCATCTAATTTGCTGATAGAGCCATGCAAGTGCACAGGAAGTTTGCAGTATGTCCACCAAGAATGTATGAAAAAGTGGTTACAGGCCAAAATTAACTCTG GTTCTTCATTAGAAGCTGTAACAACCTGTGAACTATGTAAAGAGAAGTTGGAGCTTAACCTGGAGGATTTTGATATCCATGAACTACATAGAGCTCATGCAAATGAACAA GCTGAGTATGAGTTTATCAGCTCTGGTCTCTACCTAGTGGTGTTATTGCACTTGTGCGAACAAAGCTTTTCTGATATGATGGGAAATACAAATGAACCAAGCACACGTGTCCGA CTTCAGAGGATGATTCCGAAGACGATGGAGACCATAACAGGACATTTGATATTGCCTAACTTCATACAAGACAGATGGATGATCTGTGAACACAAGTGTTTATTAAAACTggcaattaaatataaattaattttgtag